The region CTTTTTCCACTAAACTTCTTTATTAACGACGTCGGCTTATCTTCTGGGCACTTTCCGAATAATTTCTGTCGATCGTTTACGTGAATGTGATGGAAATATGATAATAGATCGAGCGATTGCGATCAAAGCCGATAACTGCAGTTCAGGGAAATTTCTTCAAGCTCAGGCGATTAATTTTACCACCAGAAAATTGATTATCTTCCGGGGTTCTTTTGATTATcgaattttctttgaaattcgacAAAATTGACGGTGCGTATCTCAGCGAGACACTGGAAGACCGTGAATACACGCGGCGCGGTATTTCGAAtcggaatttttcaaatttgatCGACCGTCCGACGGATCTTTCGGCCACTTGACGTAAGTCGAAAATATTTCGACAATCTGGCTGTTTTTTGGGCTGGATGCCGCGCGATTCTCTGTGATAATTCGCCGGTCAGAGTTTGGCGTGCGGCGCTGACCAACGCAAGGCACGCGAGAGTCTCGATAACTTTCTGGATTCCCGGCGGATTCCCTCGGCGGATCACTCAACGCGAACTTGTCGTCGGGATTTGTAAGATCGAGAGACGAGGTGGTTATCTCTGTTCTCGTCTCGGTTCGATCGTCTTAATGGCTTGCTTAAAACTGAGAATTCCCTGATCCTCGAAGGATTTTTTATCCTATCCGCGAACGTGCACGTGGGTGGTATTGCCCCACTTTAACGGGGGCTTGCGCGTGCCGGTATACACGAATGTGACTAATATATCTCCCCTCTCTTTGCCCACACCTTGTGCAGCCCCTGGGTGCACGGGGCCGCGGGGGGCCGGGCCGGGGCCCCAAGAAGAGTTTCTTTAGCGCGGCGCGAGCGACTCCCTCTTCTTCGGACGCGCGCCCTCCTCTTTGACGTCACGAGGTCTCCTCGTTCCCTCTCGATGGACCTGCCATCATCCTGgttgccgtcgtcgtcgccgtcgcttcTGCTCTTCCCTTAAACATGGATTTAGTATCGCTGTCCATCTCGGCCATTGACGTCACACCTTGGTGCGCATAATGCCCGCACTTATAGCGGAAAGAGAGACCGAATGTCTCGTGCTTCGCGGAATCCCCCTCGCTCTCAGCAATATCCTCACGTATGCCACCGCGAGCACggcgatgacgatgacgattaCGCGCGACGAGAACGCGCGCGAGGGGGTTTTACTTCGAAAGTAATAACGCAACGCCTTTCCCTTTTGACGTTTACGCGCGGCACAATTTTTCCGCGTTGACGCTCGCGCGCCTCGGATCTCGCGGATACCGCCGACCGACCTGGCCTGGCACGCGACCGCACGCGATTGCACGTATCGAGGGAAAGGACTCCCCCTTACCGATTACcgtcgaattttttttcttaactcACACTTCGGGGAATTACCGATGAGACACCACGCGGAAGCTGAACCGTCCCGTTCCCGATTTCGCCCGCGGTTTCCGGCATTCGGACGGATGGTAGTCCATCGCCGCGCCGCTGAGCTCCTCATCGTCCTCGCACCGACGAAAGTTCGCGGCGATACTGATATTTTAGACGCTGAGAGCGGCATGGACCTATCGTCGTCGCCACGATGTGACtgtcaaaaaattaatcgccACTACCTTACGAAAGCATATTAAATGACATTTACACGCAAGCACGCTTGCCCCTTCCATCACTCTCCCTCTCTTGAATAACGCTGCACATTCGCGTGAACCAGTCGAGGTGGCATCACCAGGTACTCTCGCAGGGTTCCCGGACGtgcctcctttttttttctttagaagGTCGAAGAACGCGCGTATCGTGAAAGCGCTTGGAATTTTTACTAACTCCTACCATTACCTaccgttattttttttatctagcGCGTACATGTGTGCGCGTGTACGCACGCGAATACATTTGGAGACAGAAAAATCTCCGAAATTCGAAAAAATGTACTAGTTTATTCGTCACGGGCAGAGGcacgtaatattaaaatgagatTTCCTAACGCGGCATAAATGGCACGGTACACGGCCAGACATTTTTTTCACCTTAAAAAAGATCCTCGAAATTATCGCGAATTTCTATTTACTACTTGAGCTATTCATTAAttccttttataatttattcgtacTATCCCttcgttatttctttttttacttgtcaaaatttcgattattttactttctcctatttaaaattgaagtattaaagttattaaataagaatacatTAATCCCCTTTTCCTATTTTCGGAATTTAGTTACAACGCCAGATGGTACCAGGATGTCGGGaaaacaaagagagaaagaaaagtaaGAATAAAGCTGGACCCCGATTTCGCAgattagaatatttaattaatatcccagaataaatattaactttttctaAGTTCATTCATTTTTTTGCGAGATGGACGTAGAAATTTGTTCTGCAACATTATTTACGTTATGCTAATGTTGTTGTTGTTTAAACATACCTTcgaatttttaggcaaatccTATTTGactccaaaaaaattgatatattcgTCGAGGATCTTGCAAAAAATTACGCAGAGGAGATCGACGATGGAGATCAACCGGTTTTCTAAacgattaaaaaagatttaatctcCTATATGCACTGATGAACAAATAAGACATGTATATAGGGTACTTCGACTTTTGAGTCtacatatgttttttattctacATCCTACATAGTATATGTGAACACATTCTCTAAGTATTTTACCGTCATCACGTTAATTTGCtgcattaattttgcattataaCGCGTGACCGTGCTATTCTTAACTATTTTGAGTTTTGGGAAATGGGACGTATATGTTTACACACTTTATGCATAAAACTTTCggtatttacttttattccGCAATTATTCAATCTAAAAAGATTTCACAAAACACATTTCAGATAtgcatatctatatatacatatatgtaacagaggagataaaatatcaaatccGTAAATAACACATTTTGAGAGGTAACTgcctctttttgtttatacaaataaatctCCCGGCAGATCGTTTTTCGTTGGGAAGCTCGCGTGTGTGCCGAATTTAAGAATGGACTTGGTGGCAACCACGCAAGCTCTCCTGATGCACTCGTCCATCGGCAGCTCCGGATGATACGCCTTGAAATATGCGAGCCCACCCAAAAATGCATCCCCGGCACCCTGCATCGCATACCACTGCACTTAACTACCTGAGGCAATTTCCTTCTTAAATGCTTACATGCCAATCACTTGGCAATGAATCACTAAGTGAATCAGCGTTTCAGTTCACCGGAAGTTGACCGGTTGTCCATTCAAAAGATCGCAAACCGGCAAATACCATCTACCATCAAATACTTTCACCTGCACCGTTTCAATCTCATGATCTCATAAATGTGAAGAGATTGAGaatcaatttacaaaattgttttataagcAGGAAGTACAGATCGTGTACTTgtgtaaagaaaaatgagaCGAAATATGTCGTGTTACGTAAatctaacaaaaatttgtaggAAATGTCCTAGAACCGTCGTATATCAAGTTATTCAAAAATGTGCGCTTtagaaagaataatttcttattcaatTTCGTTGAATATAACGACTCAAAAAATTCACCGTGCAATCTACCGCAACTACGACGGTTCTGCGAcactgtgtatatatatatgcaatacgTACGGTAGTATCTACAGGGTGGACCTCGGTAGTAGAAATCCGCGTGACGTTTCTGTTCGCTCTCGACGCATACGCAGCTCCGAGCGGCCCGAGAGTAAGGATGATCGCGTTGCATCCCTTGGCCAGGAGCTCGTCCGCGACCTGCTGCAGATTCGACAGGTCTACGGGGTGAATGCCCGTCGTAACTTCCGCCTATAAAAGTACAACGGGATCTCTGGCATGCCTCAAATACCATAAATtgaattctttaatatatcgGGCGTTTcgagggggaaaaaaaagaacggcGATGTCTCGTTACCGCAACGATCGCACTAATCGTCTTTTGCACATACCTCCGTCTCGTTGACGCAGAAAATGTCGCATAATCTGAGGATTTCCGGGTCAGGGTTCTTCAGCGCGGGCGCCCCGTTGACAATCGAAAGTCCTATCACGTTACGATTATGTAAAAGTGTATCTCAGAGCCGCGATATCGCAAATCGTCAGTCTTTAAAGACGCGAGTCATTTGAAAGATAACACGTAATTCGCGTAAATTTTGTCATGGCAATTAATGCAGGACAGCGCTTTCGACCACGTCTTTTCTGGGACTTGCGATAGTTCGGCTCCGAAAAAGAAAGGATTTACACGGAtacttgtaataaaatgtggGGTGAAACGagtgaaaaagagaaacgcACCGTGGCCCTGGTGTAACTTCAACGCGCGCAGCGTGCTTTCCAACGGCACCTCGAACTGACATAACAAAACGCTCGCGCTTTTGATCATGTCAGCGGCGGAATCCACATGTTCCGGAGTCAACGATTCGTTTGCGCCCAACACGATAACGATGCTGTTCTCACCTGCGAACGTTATTCGAAATGCGTTCCGATTACTTACAGGTCTTATAGCGCGACGGGAGGGATCGTTGGGATTATCTTAACGGAGAAGTTTGATTTTAATGCTGTTATTTATTCAggctattattttaatcccTTAGATTAGTCGGAATTTATTTGACGTCTTCCCATATGAATTGCAATTTCAAGGCACTCGGAAAGattctgatttatattttcgaaaacgtACCATTTTCAGCAACGACAATGTGAGCAACGCCACTGTGCTTGTCGCTTTGTATCTTCACGCGAGATGCGTCCACATTTTCCTTTCTAAAAATCTCTAAGTATTCTTGAGCGAACGGGTCGGAGCCTAACTGTGATAAGAGATAAAGAATCGCAATACATGTAAATGCAACAcaaaaatcataattaattagagTTACAAACAGCAACggataataaatgaatattgaaaaaaagtcAGATGCGAAGAAGTGACAAGTTAGTCTTGTCTAGAAAATAAATGCCTACTGAAGCAATAAGTGCTGTGGATCCTCCAAGTTTAGCAGCTGTCACGCACTGGTTGGCGCCTTTACCGCCGTAATTCTTTTCAAATCTGGTCCCGACTATCGTCTCGCCAGGTTTAGGCAACCGTGGAGAGAAACTAAAAAGTGTGacgtttattttcaaaaatacaataacaTACAGGGATTGTAGCTATCTATAATCGAATTCACTCGTTGCTTATTTAACAATTAGGTGCGTTGAATACAATTGGAAATTACTACGGCACAAACACATGCGGTTGTGAGTTGTGAGAGCATCTTTTTCATGCAATTCGTAATTATACATCTATTATCAggattatacagggtgtctcattttaatatctcttcTATAACTCGTCatagacaaaaatatttccgacAAAAGTTGCAAGGTTTGGAGGAAGCCATATGATGAAAATATGGACTTAGAGCTTTattagtgttttgaaaacgtctcgacaagggctacaagaatataatataaaaaacaagtgttttattaaaaaatgttgaggTGACCTTGATCTGATCTTGAAAAGGTCACCCAACGACAAGCCTATACCCAGATAACAcagtgacgtcaaatgacgtattaattcCATCATAATGCCATCTTAATGACGTTAAAGACGGCATTATGACGgaattaatacgtcatttgacgtcactgtgctatctgggtatATATCTTCATCATGTGGCCCCCTCCAAACAatgcaacttttgtctgaaacatttttgtcTACGAGTTACAGAAGAcattaaaatgcattatttaaaatgggaCACTCTTGTATCATAATATTTGCTATAACAAAACTACAATGTAATTGTAACATTAATAATCGCAGATCGATCGTCGAGGCAGGGTAAACTTTTGCAACGCGCAAAAAAAAGCCTCGTCCTTACTCACCAGGTAAAGTCAATCATGCACGAACCGACAACGACTATCTTTGCCATACCGCacgtttttattctttctctctttctctctctctctctctctctcatacaCACGCATACAGTTTTTCTCGCGAGTAACAAACTTCAGAGCGATAAGTTAAAACAAACGTTATTTTCCTAAACGATACTCGCGACAATGGTCATTTCTAGGCCTAATTACAGCGACTAACTGCTGGCAGAGCGCACGGATAATCCGCGTTATCGTTGTTTGTCATTCAACGAGTTCGCGAACCAATGAGTTTGGGTGACGTTATCAGTCGAAGGATTTTTTCTTTGCGTGTGACCCGACGGCGACGAGACTCCGAGCGGGCCGAAACGGGAGGAATGCTGCGAGACAcgtgaattaatttaaaccgCCACGCCGCTCTGTCTCACGGTAAGCCAAAAAAAGAGACGTTATTTACAGCAACGTTTGCCTTGACGGGGACAGGTTatctttcgtttcttttttttttacatttattatatatcaagaCAAAGTTGCACAGAATGTGAGAAAACGCTCTATCGAGACTTCGCATCGACTTTGCACCGCTAGAGAAGCGTTTATCCGACGATATAAATCTCGCGACGGAAAAAATGACGTGCCTACGTTGGCCTATGTGTGCACCGCTGCACCCACGTGTCTTAAACGTATTCGACATCGTCCATGTGTTATCGAGAGCGATAGATGGGCAGCTCCTGCTCCGAGTTGCGACGAGTGTATTGTCCGTATCGCATTGCCAGTCACCATAGTGCGCACGTGAGAATCTGGTTACCTTTCATATTGTTTACGTGACGCTAGAGCGATATAAGCATGGCTACTTGATAgtaattgcaatttaattcACGCCTTGTACGATTGCATATTTAACAAATGGGTATcgttgtatgtacatatgtgaTATGTGTCGGCGGCTCGATTAATCACAATCGAGATTTTCAAAATCGCAGTCTTACGTTCTCGAGAATTCTTCATTGCGATTGGTAGATTCGCTCAATGCTTAAATCTTACtgtatattgtatgtatattgcGTTCCGCGACTTTTACAGCCAATCATCTGTCCGATACAGAAAGTATACATCGATATGACGCGACGCACGATTGATCGATTTAACATTCATCTGATATCTatctataatctatattaattCAGATTAACTTCAAtctcgatttaatttattttttatcctctcttttatctttttatcttacttcttactttttatctttttctaattcctAGAACtggaaaaagaataaaaagtaagctaaaccgaaattaaagttaatttacattgataaaaatggaCGTGAATTGGTTCGCAAACTCCATCCGAACTAATTGACATGCAGACAATTTCGTacgcaaattaatatttaattcctttttctttccaaGCAAGTGTCAAATATCAATGCACTGAGTTCCAATCGCTATCGAACGCCCGAAGGATCAACGTTGACCGCGAAATCAATCAGGAATCGATGAATGCCACGGGGTTATTAAAACAGCTAATGGGTAATTTGCTGTTCGCAGGTTTGTTTCAAGCTCCAATTCATCTCGAAAAAACGGAAATCGTTTTTGCATGCCGGTACTATAAAAATCCGACCTCTCGATTAGCGCAGTCTTTAACGTCAAAATTTACGCAATCAATGATAACGATTGTCAGAGATTGTCAAGGTCTCTGATAAGGGAGAATCAAGCGCGAGACCGCAAATAGAAATTATGTCAGTGAATTGAATATTGCGCGTTTCACGCCACACTGtccctctctccttttctaCCCTTCTTCACCCCCCTTCTCCCTCACTATACAGAACTCGATCTCAATATAGAGCGAAGGGGAGTCAAGtcacgtctctctctctttcacgcgCCGTGCTTTATACGCTTTTTACGAGACTATTACACAATTGCTCGAATTTGTTCCAGGCCGTCCAAAAAAGCGACAGAACATGACGAGCCCGGTGGTGATTTCGGCCACGGCTAAGCACACAGCGACGGTAGATATCAAATCTTTTACGTAGACATAGCGGTAATTTTTGGTTATACCACTCGCGGTGGTGCGATCCTAATTGATTATAAGTGAATTACGTTTACGCCGCGCAAGATGCTCCCTTACGTTTGcgcctttttttctctcttctccccGATCGTCGGAAAACGATATCACTGCTCCGTTTCGATGCTCGCTGACTGATCTTGTCGTCGGTTTTTTCCTTGAACGAATATCGCACGTCTTCCGCGAGGCGCGGCGGCTGTTATCCTAACGGGAACAATGAAACACAGCATCTCCGAGAATGGGGTACTGCCACCGGTCTTCCACCGTCGTGCTCACTTTCAGTGACGCGACCGCGTCTCGAAACGCGGATTTTAAATctgaaatttcaattttttaaaataatacttccAAATAAAGTCAATACTGTCTTATTTCGTACTAAAAAATACCTGTGTTTcagttaatatttttccatGGCTTGGGTGATACAGGGTGAGTTCATGTCTGGAGCGAATGGATGTAACTTGTAACGTTGCAAAACGATAAATCTTGTTAGcactttataaatgttttcagGCATGGCTGGGCTAGTTCCATGGGCGCAGTGCGGTCCCCTCATATCAAAGTTATTTGTCCTACTGCGTATGTGATTGCTAATATCTTTAAATGTCCTACGACTGAAGCTGTaagttaataatgtattttaatatgtgaCTCTTTGATCGTTTTCAGGCCCACGATACCAGTGACGTTTAACGCAGGGTTCAGAATGCCTGCCTGGTAAGTTTAAGATGAAcacattaatattaagtttCTAATGAAAACTATTACGAGTCAGTGTTACATGATTACTGATGCATCCTGCAATTTTAGGTTTGATCTGCGCTCTCTGGACTCCAGTGGCCCAGAGGATGAAGAAGGTATACGTAAGGCCACTGAAATGGTCCATTCGTTAATAGCGGAGGAGGTTGCAGCTGGGATACCCACCACGCGCATCGTTCTCGGAGGATTCAGTCAAGGTGGAGCACTAGCCATATACAGTGCTCTTACATTCCCAGAGCCTTTAGCCGGCGTCATAGCTCTATCCGCATGGcttcttttacataaaaaatttccagCAGTAAGTATCGtatcatatacataatatacataataatgtagaataataatgtataatagaaTCGcgcataataatatagaataatgattataataattattttcaggaAGCGATAGGTAATAGGAACACTCCGCTGTTACAATGTCACGGCGATTGCGATCCAATTGTGCCATATAAATGGGGTCAAACAACAGCGACCCTTCTAAAACAATTCATGACACAGACAGAATTCAAAACATACCGAGGAATGATGCATACAACTGACCAGGAGGTAAGGAAGCTCCGATTAGAAAGACCCGTCGAATCTTTTTTCACGttcagagaaaatataatgtctgtcttcttttttattatttttacaggaAATGCGCGACATAAAGAAATTCATCGAGAAGGTTCTGAAGCCGTAATAGATCAAATTGaacatattgatattttatcggCTACTTTAAACATCTAACTGTACATTATATTGAAATGATTCCAATTTTGcggttatttaattttagtaaattatatGAACTTTAAAAGCGTTTAAGTAGAAAATCGTTGAAAATCTTCCAAACTATTGAGATGCAGCGCTActaggaaaaatatatttatttacaacctttataattttcatctgTATAAACACTGTTCAAACACTTTTCGGTATTTTAATGTACCAAAGCATTCATATAGCAATACTACAAATTAATCCATGCGGTccttaatctttttaatatgcATCTATAAATTGGCATTCctcgtttttttatatttataatgtctaTATATAGCATACGCATAtactaaatatacatatatttacagatatgtatataagtacATATGTATCAAACAAATACCTTGTATTTAGTTATAAGGCCACCGGTGTggcgatttattatttaaaaatagtacGAAGGTGGTTGAGTTTATTCATTTTTGCGATTTAAGTCTGCGACAATagtaaatttacaaataaatttatgtcagATTTAAGATAATGTTAAGTTATGTTAGAGAAAGAGCCGCGTCAGCTCTTCTATTGACAACACTTCCAACTTTTTCGCGCCTATATTTCGAATACTTGTTTGGATACAAACGAAACACGTCCACGAAGCACTTAGGCTGCGTTCCTTTTGGGCGCTCACGCGCTCACACGCGCTGTaagcatcattctatcttcgTTGCACATCGAATATCAAACGAAGATAGAGCGATGCTTACAGCGCGTGTGAGCGCGTGAGCGCCCAAAAGGAACGCACCCTTAATTCGCGTATTTGAGCAGCTGCGAGCCTTTTACattcaaatttctatttcacgCGATTTAGGCCCGTAACGTAACATGAAATGTTGCTGTTAATGAATCACTTTTGTAGCGAGTCTAGAAGACAGTGACACGGCCATGTAATCTGTGATTACGCATTGCATTGTCGAAAGCCCCCAGTCCATCATTTATTATCGGTATAACACGAATCAGGATTTCCTAAGCTCTTTTACGGCGCGAATATCCACaatcatataatttacaaaaatatttgcatagcTTTAGAATCATATGAAGCAGTATACTCCTTTAATACTTTGGTTCTCTGTTATATCTTTATacgatttagaaaaaaataaattttcaaaaaatgaaaaagattatttcttaTGTGTATTTCAAGTTTGGGAAATCCTGCGATATATACCGTAAAGATAAAGGTAGTATAGATACAGTATTAATACATTGTAAAGTTATacgaaaaatgtatataaaattatatgatacttggctaattttattattattgagtACTAACACGCTATCCGGTAGACaaataataagtaaagaaAGAACAATAAGCCCGAAGTATTTTTCATGGGTTTTCTTTAcgaatacactttatagctaGCAACAGACTAGGATATTAGCTCATAAGTTGTGTAACAACTTTTGccagtataaataaaatgagcCTGAAATAAGCATGAAGAATTTTCCTGAAATTTTCCCAAAATTATGGTACTCGTGGTATTGATATCTGAACGTAATATACACTGTCCGTCAATGATTGCTTTCCTGAGGTAAGGGGGgtgatttaatataatagttgctttccatttacatcaaaactcagataattctcacttgtgacgtcataACTCAGTTCAGTTGAATACACGTTCTTTTTGCATGCTGGCAAGTGAGATTCAACTGAGTTTTTATCCACAATCGAGACCATGTGCTTTAATGAATCTAATAGACTCATCACATTAAAAGTGAGGCATTGAACCTGTATTATTGTGCGATAGCTTTGTCACCAAAATAAGCAGgtaaatacaaaatgacaTATCTTACCTGAGTATAAAACACTCACATAACTGAGTGACTCAAATCACTTgagtgtaaatggaaagcaactaataGAAGTAATCACAATAGTGTCTCTAGGCTTCTATGTTCCCCCCTTACCTCAGGAAATGCAGAATCGTTGACGGGTATGTACAAATAGTACAAAGTACaatgtttcaatatatattcacgAGTTCTTATCACATCTGTTATCAACTGCAGTCAACGAGTCAACAGACAGTCTGGCAATGAGGTGGTCAACGTCAGCATGAACAAGCCGTTTGTCAGTTTATCTGAAACAATCCTTGAATCGAGAACTTTTTGAAAAGCTACTGATAACTGTTCATAAGGTATATTAGCTAGAAGAAgtgttttattgatttattttttcatttttctattataccGTTATTTCTAGCAAGCGGTTTAGCGGTGACAAAACGAGGTTATAAAATCGTACGAATTCTAAGTTGCTATAAAGAAACTTGTCAGTATGACGCATGTAAGTTCGTTTATTCTGAGCAGTCTGAAAAATGGAATTCAAAAAGTGGTGCTCAATAAACCCGCCAAAAAAAACGCACTTTCGCCACAGGTAAATAAAGGTGTATAAAGGGTACCTACTTGATagcatatttcaaatataaaaataatcgcgtGTAAATTTCCTATTCATTTCTCACAGATGTATAAGGAATTAACAATGCTTTTAAATGAATCTGCTGAAAACAACGAAGTAATGGTATTTGCTCTGACAGCAAATGGAGATTTTTTTAGTAGCGGTAATGATCTAATTGCCTCAATGGAACTTACTTTGAGTTCTTCCCTCGTGATAGTTAAGTAAGCAGCATAAGAAGgaggtattaaaaatttataaatatggaaATTAAATGGACAAATATTTTG is a window of Temnothorax longispinosus isolate EJ_2023e chromosome 1, Tlon_JGU_v1, whole genome shotgun sequence DNA encoding:
- the LOC139821747 gene encoding ribokinase isoform X1, with the translated sequence MRERERERKRERIKTCGMAKIVVVGSCMIDFTCFSPRLPKPGETIVGTRFEKNYGGKGANQCVTAAKLGGSTALIASLGSDPFAQEYLEIFRKENVDASRVKIQSDKHSGVAHIVVAENGENSIVIVLGANESLTPEHVDSAADMIKSASVLLCQFEVPLESTLRALKLHQGHGLSIVNGAPALKNPDPEILRLCDIFCVNETEAEVTTGIHPVDLSNLQQVADELLAKGCNAIILTLGPLGAAYASRANRNVTRISTTEVHPVDTTGAGDAFLGGLAYFKAYHPELPMDECIRRACVVATKSILKFGTHASFPTKNDLPGDLFV
- the Apt1 gene encoding acyl-protein thioesterase 2 → MNATGLLKQLMGNLLFAGRPKKRQNMTSPVVISATAKHTATLIFFHGLGDTGHGWASSMGAVRSPHIKVICPTAPTIPVTFNAGFRMPAWFDLRSLDSSGPEDEEGIRKATEMVHSLIAEEVAAGIPTTRIVLGGFSQGGALAIYSALTFPEPLAGVIALSAWLLLHKKFPAEAIGNRNTPLLQCHGDCDPIVPYKWGQTTATLLKQFMTQTEFKTYRGMMHTTDQEEMRDIKKFIEKVLKP
- the LOC139821747 gene encoding ribokinase isoform X2: MRERERERKRERIKTCGMAKIVVVGSCMIDFTCFSPRLPKPGETIVGTRFEKNYGGKGANQCVTAAKLGGSTALIASLGSDPFAQEYLEIFRKENVDASRVKIQSDKHSGVAHIVVAENGENSIVIVLGANESLTPEHVDSAADMIKSASVLLCQFEVPLESTLRALKLHQGHGLSIVNGAPALKNPDPEILRLCDIFCVNETEAEVTTGIHPVDLSNLQQVADELLAKGCNAIILTLGPLGAAYASRANRNVTRISTTEVHPVDTTQVDNCEDSRFSS